CGTCGAGCACGCGCAGGCTCTCGCTGATGTGCGCGCGTTCGACCATCAGGAAGTCGGCGCCCTGCACCGCCTCGCCGCTGCGTCCGAGCGTGACCGCGTTGATCGTCGCGTAGTGCTCGACCGCGTCGCGCACGCGGGCCAGGTCGTCCATCAGCGCGTCGCGGTTCCACTCGGGGCCGCCGTCCGCGCGGCGCAGCGAGTCGTACGCCTGCTCCGCTTCATGGACGATGTTCGTCAGGTGCTGGAGGCTGTACGTGCGCGCATTGCCCTTGATCGTGTGCATGTTGCGGAACAGCGCCGCGACGATCGAGTGATCGGCGCGTTCGTGCTGGCGAATCATCCGCTCGTTCTCGCTCAAGAAGCCCTTCGCGCTGTGCACGAAGTCGTGGAACTTGTCCTGGCTGATCGACAAAATCTCGCCAATCATCTCGAGGCGGCGCTGCTGCTCGCCGGCCTGCGCGGTCAGCTCGCGAATCTCGGTCACGTCGCGCACGCACAGCATCAGGCGCACAACCGTATCGGTCTCGTCGGTGATCGCCGACCAGCTCAGGTCGAGCCACTTGTCGCGGCCGTCCGGCATCCGCTTCGCGACTTCGTTCACCAGCAGGTGCTCGTTGAACTCGAAGTTCATGCTGTCTTCGCCGAGGCACGCATGCACGGCCGCATCGACCTGCGAGCGGGCGTCGGAACCGATGTTCGAGTCGTCGAACACGAGCGCCATCAGGTCGCGGCCCGCGATGTCGCTCGTCTCGAAGATGGTTTCGAGGTACGCCGAATACTCCGCATGCACGACGCCGCCTTCGACGACGGTCAGGATCCCCTGCTGCATGTTCTGCAGCATCGCCTGGATGTCGGCCGTCTTCTGCTTGAGCTGCGCCGAGTTCTCCTGGATCTTCTCGATCATCCCGTTGAACGCGACGATAGAATGGCCGATTTCGTCCATCCGGCCCACCGGCACGCGGCGCGTGAAATCCTGGCTCGTCGCGATCTCGCTCATCGCCGTCTGCATCCCGATCAGCGGACGCGTGATCTGGCGATACAGCAGCAGGCCGAGCGCGGTCAGCAGCACGATCACCGTGCCGGCGACGCCCGCGATCGCGGTCGCCGTCGTCGAGAGCATCCCGTTCAGCGCGCTGATCGCGTCGTCCTTCTGGCGGTTCTTCTCGACGCGCAGCGTGTCGACGATGCTTTCGAGTTCATCGCGATACTGCGCGACGTTCGCGAACAGGTACGCCTGCGCCATCTCGGGCTTGCCGTCGGCTTTCATCTTCACGGTGTCGTCGATCGCCGCGAAATAGTTCGTGGCGCTCTCCTTCGCCTGCGAGACGAGCCCGACCTGCGCCTGGCCGACCGCCGACTTCGCCTGCACGTCGAGCGCGGCGCGCAGCGCGCCCTGCTTCGCCTTCAGCTCGTCGCGCGCCTGGGCGGCGGTGTTCGCGTCGGGCGCGTAGACGAGCGTCATCGTCGCGATCTGGATGTTCTTCACATCGGCGACGAGATCCGCCGACGCGAGCGCGCTCGGCACGATTCCCTGGGTGACCTGGCGTACCTCGGACGCGCTCTTGCGTGTCTGGTACACGGCATAGATGCCGATCGCGGACAGCGCGAAGAACGTCAGGACGACTAGCAGCGTAATGCGATGACGAATGGTCATGAGTACAGCTCCCCGCAGCGATTCGGCTTCGATCGCCGTTTGGTCTATTGAAAGAATGTGAGCGCCGAATTATCGGGGATGGTGTATGACGCTCCGATGACCGGAAATCAATCATTCATTGATAAAAATGAAATGAATAATTGTGCCGAAAGAGCCCTAAAGTATCGCCGAAATCTGCCGTTAACCTCATGCCACAAGGCTTCACGCGGCGATCCTGCTCGGCCGGAAAATCCTAGATACGGATATTTGATTTTTATTTATTTAATCCGCGGATTAACCGAAATCGGGCTTTCGTAAAACGTTTGCGCATTATCGACGAATTCGGTCGAATTCGCGATTTTTTATTTCCGAAGTGTGATTCGACGAACGGATGAAAACGATACCGCCCGCCCTGGGGCCGACGATGCGATGCGCTGCATCGTCAGCCCCGGGCGGGCGTGACAGGCTAACGACCGGTCAGTGGCTGCTGGCGCGAGTCGCCCCCAGCCCCGTTTCCGAACGCACCTGCTGCGCGGCGAACGCGCCCTTCTCCGCCTTCGCGCGCAGGCTCGTGTCGAGTACCGAGAACAGCCACACGCCGACGAAGCCGATCGTCATCGAGAACAGCGCGGGCGACGTGTACGGAAACCACGCCGAACCCTTCGGATAACCCAGCGTCGCTTCCCACACCGACGGCGACACGATCGTCAGCCCCACCGACGAGACCAGCCCCAGAAAGCCGCCGATGACCGCGCCGCGCGTGGTGCAACCCTTCCACATCATCGACAGGAACAGCACCGGGAAGTTGGCCGACGCGGCCACCGCAAACGCCAGCGACACCATGAACGCGACGTTCTGCTTCTCGAACGCGATGCCCAGCAGCACGGCGATCACGCCGAGCACCAGCGTCGTGATGCGCGACACCCTCAGCTCGTCGGCACTATTCGCGTTGCCGTTCTTGAAGACGGTGGCGTAGAGGTCGTGCGACACCGCGGACGCGCCCGAC
This window of the Burkholderia lata genome carries:
- a CDS encoding MCP four helix bundle domain-containing protein codes for the protein MTIRHRITLLVVLTFFALSAIGIYAVYQTRKSASEVRQVTQGIVPSALASADLVADVKNIQIATMTLVYAPDANTAAQARDELKAKQGALRAALDVQAKSAVGQAQVGLVSQAKESATNYFAAIDDTVKMKADGKPEMAQAYLFANVAQYRDELESIVDTLRVEKNRQKDDAISALNGMLSTTATAIAGVAGTVIVLLTALGLLLYRQITRPLIGMQTAMSEIATSQDFTRRVPVGRMDEIGHSIVAFNGMIEKIQENSAQLKQKTADIQAMLQNMQQGILTVVEGGVVHAEYSAYLETIFETSDIAGRDLMALVFDDSNIGSDARSQVDAAVHACLGEDSMNFEFNEHLLVNEVAKRMPDGRDKWLDLSWSAITDETDTVVRLMLCVRDVTEIRELTAQAGEQQRRLEMIGEILSISQDKFHDFVHSAKGFLSENERMIRQHERADHSIVAALFRNMHTIKGNARTYSLQHLTNIVHEAEQAYDSLRRADGGPEWNRDALMDDLARVRDAVEHYATINAVTLGRSGEAVQGADFLMVERAHISESLRVLDGADPANAADWHAARDAVRRMLSQLGTQGIGDALGGVIESLPSLAAELGKPAPVVHIDSHGHRVRSEIAATLKNVFMHLLRNSMDHGIESSDERRAAGKAASGTIDIAVGVGGGELWFVLSDDGRGLALDRIRGIARERGWIDADHDAALSDDAVAELIFRPGFSTANAVTEVSGRGVGMDAVRNFLKRDGGDIALRFTDDRVGAPYRAFETIVSLPARFAADGAAQGVAHERVRSADIGTVE